The segment CAAGTACGCGTATTGGCTGCAGTAGTACCGCGAGATTCGCTCGTAGGCATCGGAGCGATCGCTGTGCGAGGCGGAGTGGTGCGTCGATTTCACGTCCAGGAATGGGTAGAACAAACCGGACAAGTCACGGTTGAGCAGCAGCGTTGCCACACGGGCTTTGTCCGTTTGGAATCCCAACGCCACGATGTCGCACATCAATCGCATGTGCTCACGAATGTCCTCGGGCAAGCCATCGTCCGGGCGTTTCATCGCGTGGATCGGTTTGCCCTGATCTTTGGCGCGGTCGCTGGCTTTGGAGTGAGCCGCTCGCATCGATGCGGCGCGTCGCTCGACTTCGCGAACGCTGCTCAAAAACTCCTCCAGTTTGGCGCGGTCGGCAGAGCTGACTTGTCGACGCAGGGAGGCCGCGTCTTCGCCGACCCGGTCCAGAATGCTCTCGTTGCGACGACTGCCTTGATTGTCAAACAATGCATCGAAGGCGAGTGACGGGTAGACTTCCATGGGCACCGGCGACGTCGCGTTTTGCCACGAGATGTGCGAACTGTAAGCCATCGAGAAGTTGGTTTCGTGGTAACCCGTCACGGGCTGTTCGCAGCCGAGCACCAAGCTGGGGACCGCGGTTTGATCTTGGAAGTGGTTGGCCAGCATTTGGTCCATGCTGATGCCGCCGCGAAGCTCCGAGCCTTTTTTTAGCGAAGCTCCCGAGAGGATGTTGCCCGTTTGTCCCGGGTGAATACCAACGCCGGTTGCGTTCTCATTGAACAATCCGGTGATGAAATTCATCTTGTGTTTGAGCGGTTCCATGGGAGCCAGGCTCTTGCCCAGTTCCATGTCTGTGCCGGCACCTTTGGCCCACCAGTGATCGGCGTTGATCCCGCAGCCCATGAACAACGCCGCAAAACG is part of the Rhodopirellula islandica genome and harbors:
- a CDS encoding DUF1552 domain-containing protein, yielding MNPAVNRRTLLRGAGVAMALPWLESIPVWGRETMVGNDAAETPQRFAALFMGCGINADHWWAKGAGTDMELGKSLAPMEPLKHKMNFITGLFNENATGVGIHPGQTGNILSGASLKKGSELRGGISMDQMLANHFQDQTAVPSLVLGCEQPVTGYHETNFSMAYSSHISWQNATSPVPMEVYPSLAFDALFDNQGSRRNESILDRVGEDAASLRRQVSSADRAKLEEFLSSVREVERRAASMRAAHSKASDRAKDQGKPIHAMKRPDDGLPEDIREHMRLMCDIVALGFQTDKARVATLLLNRDLSGLFYPFLDVKSTHHSASHSDRSDAYERISRYYCSQYAYLAGKLDAMPEGDATVLDHSCLLFLSSMWSGNAHDSSKLPVLLTGGLSGNLETGRVLDYLEESDDDRKLCSMYLSIMDRMGVELDDFGDAEKRLARL